A single genomic interval of Mustela nigripes isolate SB6536 chromosome 7, MUSNIG.SB6536, whole genome shotgun sequence harbors:
- the TIA1 gene encoding cytotoxic granule associated RNA binding protein TIA1 isoform X10, translating to MATGKSKGYGFVSFFNKWDAENAIQQMGGQWLGGRQIRTNWATRKPPAPKSTYESNTKQLSYDEVVNQSSPSNCTVYCGGVTSGLTEQLMRQTFSPFGQIMEIRVFPDKGYSFVRFNSHESAAHAIVSVNGTTIEGHVVKCYWGKETLDMINPVQQQNQIGYPQAYGQWGQWYGNAQQIGQYMPNGWQVPAYGMYGQAWNQQGFNQTQSSAPWMGPNYGVPPPPGQNGSMLPNQPAGYRVAGYETQ from the exons GATGCCGAAAACGCCATTCAACAGATGGGTGGCCAATGGCTTGGTGGAAGACAAATCAGAACTAACTGGGCAACCCGAAAGCCTCCAGCTCCAAAGAGTACATATGAGT CAAACACCAAACAGCTATCATATGATGAAGTTGTAAATCAGTCTAGTCCGAGCAACTGTACTGTATACTGTGGAGGTGTCACTTCTGGGCTGACAG AACAACTAATGCGTCAGACTTTTTCACCATTTGGACAAATAATGGAAATTCGAGTCTTTCCAGATAAAGGATATTCATTTGTTCG GTTCAATTCCCATGAAAGTGCAGCACATGCAATTGTTTCTGTTAATGGAACTACCATTGAAGGTCATGTGGTGAAATGCTATTGGGGGAAAGAAACTCTTGATATGATAAATCCTGTGCAACAG CAGAATCAAATTGGATATCCACAAGCTTATGGCCAGTGGGGCCAGTGGTATGGAAATGCACAACAAATTGGCCAGTATATGCCTAATGGTTGGCAAGTACCTGCATATGGAATGTATGGCCAAGCATGGAATCAGCAGGGATTTAA TCAGACACAGTCTTCCGCACCGTGGATGGGACCAAATTATGGAGTGCCGCCACCTCCAGGACAGAATGGCAGCATGTTGCCTAATCAGCCTGCAGGGTACCGAGTGGCAGGGTATGAAACCCAGTGA